The nucleotide window GGAGGCTCCCGACTTCTATTCCGCCAAGAAAGTCCTCGAAGGCATCGCGGCCGCAGCCGGAATCGACTTCGCACGGCAGCCTTCGAACGCGTTCGGCGGGGAAGGCTGGCAGGATGGCCACGCTGCCGTCGCTGGCGAGATCGCCCATGGGTGGACCGCGAGACTCGGCCTGGTCGATGTGTCGCTCGTCAAGAAGCTCGGACTGGAAGGCCGCATGATCGCCGGTCACTTCGCCATCCTCCCGGAGAAGCTTGGCGCGACCTCGGCCCGTAAACGCTTTCAACCGTTGCCGCAGCACCCGTCCGCACTTCGCGACGTCGCCCTGGTCGTCGATGAGTCGACCTCCGCCTCGGATGTGCAGAAAGCCGTAGCGAAGGCTGCCAGGGCCGCGGTCGGCAATGCGTTCGCTGTGGAATCGGTGCAGGTGTTTGACGTTTATCGTGGGGCGGGCTTGCCCGAGGGGAAGAAGAGTCTCGCCTACTCCCTGAGTTTCCGCGCTGCGGATCGCACGCTCACCGACGACGAGGTCAACTCGGCCTTCGCCAAGCTCCAGGACGAGCTGGCACGCACCGCCGGCTACCAGATTCGAAAGTAACTCCATGTCCAATACGCCCGACCTGAACATCGATCACGTCGTCAACCTGGCGCGCATCGCCCTTACGCCGGATGAGAAGGCGCGTTTCGCCGCGCAGCTCGGCGACGTGCTGAAAAACATCGAGGAACTCAAGCAAGTTGATGTGAGCCACGTCGAGCCTACCGCGCACGGTTTCCCGATTTTCAACGTGTGGTCCGAGGACGTTCCCCAGGCCGGCCTACCCGTGGACAAGGCGCTCTTGAACGCGCCGGCGAAGCGCAACCAGATGTTTGTCGTTCCGAAGGTCGTCGAATGAGCGCAGATCTTTGTTATCTCCCGGTCGCAAAACTCGCCGGCATGCTCGAGCGCAAGGAGGTTTCGTCCTCCGAGGTGATGAGGGCTGTGCTCGCACGCACCGAAGCTGTGGATGGCCGGGTCAGGGCCTTCAACTCCTGGAATGCCGAGGATGCCTTGGCAAATGCCGAGGCGTCCGACCGTCGCCGCGCCGCCGGCAAGCCGCTTGGGCCTCTCGATGGCGTGCCCATTGGCATGAAGGACGTGATCGCCGTGGAGAATCAACCGCTCACGGCGTCGAGCAAGATGCTCAAGGAGTTCATCTCCCCCTACGATGCGACCGTCACGAAACGGCTCAAAGGCGCGGGAGCGATCTGCTGGGGTCGACTGAATCTGGACGAGTTTGCAATGGGCTCCTCGACGGAAAACTCGGCGTTTCACACGACGAGCAACCCCTATGATTTGGAGCGCGTTCCCGGCGGCAGTTCCGGCGGCAGTGCGGCTGCTGTCGCGGCGGGCGAGGCGATCGCGACATTGGGGTCCGATACTGGCGGGTCCATCCGGCAGCCGGCCGCCCTCTGCAATGTCGTCGGTCTCAAACCCACCTACGGCTTGGTGTCGCGCTATGGCTTGATCGCCTTTGCTTCGTCCCTTGATCAAATCGGTCCGTTCACGCGCACCGTCGAGGATGCGGCAATCGTGTTACAGGCAATCGCGGGCCACGATCCCCTGGATTCCACCTCGTTCAATGCGCCGGTTCCGGACTTTCGCGCGGCACTTTCACAGCGCAAGGGGCCGTGGAAGCTTGGAATTCCCAAGGAGTACTTTGGTGAGGGCCTTGATCCGGAAGTCCAGGCCGCGGTCGAGTCTGTCATTGCTCATTACCGAAAGCTGGGCTGCGAGATCCGTGAGGTCTCGTTGCCGCACACGAAGTATGGAGTGGGGGTGTATTACATCCTGGCGACCGCGGAGTGCTCCTCAAATCTCGCCCGCTACGATGGCGTTCGCTACGGCCACCGGTCGAAAGAGGCGAAGGACATCCTCGACGTGTATTTCAAGTCGCGGGCCGAAGGTTTCGGCGCCGAGGTGAAGCGCCGCATCATCCTGGGCACCTATGTGCTCTCAAGCGGCTACTACGACGCCTTCTATCTCCGCGCTCAGAAGGTGCGGACGCTGATTCGAAACGACTTCATCGAGGCCTACAAGGAGGTGGATGCAATTATCACGCCAACGACTCCAACGCCCGCCTTCAGGAAGGGGGAAAAGGCCTCCGACCCGCTGGCGATGTACCTCAGCGACGTGTACACGATTGGCGTGAACCTTGCCGGACTTCCTGGTATCAGCGTTCCCTGCGGCTTCTCAAAGGGCGGGCTTCCGATCGGGTTCCAGCTCATCGGGCAGGCCTTCCAGGAATCGGAGCTGCTCGCCATCGCAAACGCCTACGACAGCGCGCACAACTGGTCGTCGCGCCGCCCCAACCTCTGAGCCAAGCGTATCCAAAAATGAAATACGAAGCAGTCATTGGACTAGAGGTCCACGTCCAGATCCGCACGCGCTCGAAGATGTTCACGCGGGTGGCCGCAGGTTATGGCCATGAGGAGAACACGCTCACCGATCCGGTTGTGCTCGCACTGCCCGGTGTGCTGCCGGTGATGAACAAGGCGGCGCTCGACGCCGTCATCAAG belongs to Opitutaceae bacterium and includes:
- the gatC gene encoding Asp-tRNA(Asn)/Glu-tRNA(Gln) amidotransferase subunit GatC produces the protein MSNTPDLNIDHVVNLARIALTPDEKARFAAQLGDVLKNIEELKQVDVSHVEPTAHGFPIFNVWSEDVPQAGLPVDKALLNAPAKRNQMFVVPKVVE
- the gatA gene encoding Asp-tRNA(Asn)/Glu-tRNA(Gln) amidotransferase subunit GatA → MSADLCYLPVAKLAGMLERKEVSSSEVMRAVLARTEAVDGRVRAFNSWNAEDALANAEASDRRRAAGKPLGPLDGVPIGMKDVIAVENQPLTASSKMLKEFISPYDATVTKRLKGAGAICWGRLNLDEFAMGSSTENSAFHTTSNPYDLERVPGGSSGGSAAAVAAGEAIATLGSDTGGSIRQPAALCNVVGLKPTYGLVSRYGLIAFASSLDQIGPFTRTVEDAAIVLQAIAGHDPLDSTSFNAPVPDFRAALSQRKGPWKLGIPKEYFGEGLDPEVQAAVESVIAHYRKLGCEIREVSLPHTKYGVGVYYILATAECSSNLARYDGVRYGHRSKEAKDILDVYFKSRAEGFGAEVKRRIILGTYVLSSGYYDAFYLRAQKVRTLIRNDFIEAYKEVDAIITPTTPTPAFRKGEKASDPLAMYLSDVYTIGVNLAGLPGISVPCGFSKGGLPIGFQLIGQAFQESELLAIANAYDSAHNWSSRRPNL